A DNA window from Methylocystis heyeri contains the following coding sequences:
- the ftsE gene encoding cell division ATP-binding protein FtsE, producing the protein MLSFENVGLSYGTGPETLRDLNFAIEPNSFQFLTGPSGAGKTSLLKLFLLALKPTRGKIILFGRDSATLSKDEITQIRRRIGVVFQDFRLLDHLTLYENVALPLRVLGQEEATYRSEVFELLRWVGLFERKYSFPTVLSGGEKQRAAIARALIARPEVLLADEPTGNVDPTLARRLLRLFVELHKSGTSVVIATHDLNLMDQFDSARRFVLADGRLHVFE; encoded by the coding sequence TTGTTGAGCTTCGAGAACGTAGGCCTCAGCTACGGGACCGGACCGGAAACTCTTCGCGACTTGAACTTCGCCATCGAACCGAATTCGTTTCAATTCCTCACCGGGCCTTCGGGGGCCGGAAAAACCTCGCTGCTCAAGCTTTTCCTGCTGGCGCTAAAGCCCACCCGGGGAAAAATCATATTGTTCGGGCGCGATTCCGCGACCCTGAGCAAGGACGAAATCACCCAGATCCGCAGGCGCATCGGCGTGGTTTTCCAGGATTTCCGGCTGCTCGACCACCTCACCCTCTATGAAAACGTGGCTTTGCCGCTGCGGGTGCTGGGACAGGAGGAGGCGACCTACCGATCGGAGGTCTTCGAGCTCTTGCGCTGGGTCGGGCTGTTCGAACGCAAATACAGCTTCCCGACCGTGCTCTCGGGGGGAGAAAAGCAGCGCGCGGCCATCGCCCGGGCTTTGATTGCACGGCCGGAAGTGCTCCTGGCCGACGAACCCACCGGCAATGTCGATCCCACGCTCGCCCGCCGTCTCTTGCGGCTTTTCGTGGAATTGCATAAATCCGGCACTTCGGTCGTGATCGCCACTCACGACCTAAACCTCATGGATCAATTCGACAGCGCGCGCCGCTTCGTTCTTGCGGACGGGCGTCTCCACGTCTTCGAATGA
- a CDS encoding lysophospholipid acyltransferase family protein has translation MLFLRSLVFQIVYYANLFFWMVLWLPALPLHRRVTLELGRQWGRTSLWWLEKICGVKHEFRGLENIRSGAVIVACKHQSVWDTFVLPLLFPDFSYILKRELVFIPFFGWYLLSAEQIAIDRSKGGKLLPQLVRKTKEIFAQGRQLFIFPEGTRRPAGAPAAYKFGVAQIYKDTGAPVIPAALNSGLFWARRAFIIRPGTVVLEFLPAIEPGMSQREFFTELQNRMETASDALIAEAVAKDPSLAPIVEANRKLPAKAQPSKG, from the coding sequence ATGCTCTTCCTGCGCTCACTCGTTTTTCAGATCGTCTACTACGCCAACCTCTTCTTCTGGATGGTCCTCTGGCTGCCGGCCCTGCCGTTGCATCGGCGCGTGACGCTGGAGCTCGGGCGCCAGTGGGGTCGCACCTCGCTATGGTGGCTGGAAAAAATCTGCGGCGTGAAACACGAGTTCCGCGGGCTGGAAAACATCAGATCCGGCGCGGTCATCGTCGCCTGCAAGCATCAGTCGGTCTGGGACACTTTCGTCCTGCCGCTGCTGTTTCCGGATTTCTCCTACATTCTCAAGCGCGAGCTGGTCTTCATACCTTTCTTCGGCTGGTATCTCCTCTCGGCCGAACAGATCGCCATCGACCGTTCCAAAGGCGGCAAGCTGCTGCCCCAGCTGGTGCGGAAAACGAAAGAGATATTCGCGCAAGGAAGACAGCTCTTCATCTTCCCGGAAGGCACCCGGCGCCCGGCCGGCGCGCCTGCCGCCTATAAATTCGGCGTCGCCCAGATCTACAAAGACACCGGGGCGCCCGTGATTCCAGCGGCGCTCAACTCCGGGCTTTTCTGGGCTCGTCGCGCCTTCATAATCCGTCCCGGAACGGTGGTGCTCGAATTTTTGCCGGCGATCGAGCCGGGAATGAGCCAGCGCGAGTTCTTCACCGAGCTGCAAAATCGCATGGAGACCGCCAGCGACGCCTTGATCGCCGAGGCGGTCGCAAAAGACCCTTCCCTCGCCCCGATCGTGGAGGCGAATCGCAAGTTGCCCGCCAAGGCGCAGCCGTCAAAGGGTTGA
- a CDS encoding alkaline phosphatase family protein, whose product MQTRVARLKRLCRQFSSLAGLAAVLCNTAAPTLAFAQAEIAHAPIEVSHGRDTATRTPIKHVIVIIGENRTFDHVFATYKPRHQGDKVLNLLSRHIVNEDGTPGPNYGLSLQYEAQDTDVYRMNPFKAPYSVLPPALTGGPATPAVCQAAGVTTGTSCVNPTTLALAKSVENGLPDDYYQYLLTGGTGQAGKVPDTRVSYAGHDATHLPPGPYQLTNANYPYDAYAASPVHRFFQMWQQLDCDAAAVDRANGFGCLNDLFPWVEVSVGAGSNGKGQPGGFNNTTTGEGSTSMGFFNMLQGDAPYLKELADSFTLADNYHQGAQGGTGANHFVLGYADLLWFSDGKGSPLVPPNNPVDPKNPGTPPNGVSALSEIENPNPQPGTNNYYIEDGYGGGSGSPTAVAPHANYGGGSYVNCADPAQPGVSAVLTYLNALPNPVPSRCDAGHYYLLNNYNPGYFGDGSNAYTDTDSNNYVYTIPPTKVRHVGDALNDKKISWAYYGDQWNLYVNDKYQLNPADAYCNICNWAQFSTSIMTDPAQRAAHLKDTTDLYAALQSGNLPAVSYVKPSGLVDGHPASSKLNLYEGFVKKIVDLAKANPQLRNDTAIFVTFDEGGGYWDSGYVQPVDFFGDGTRVPMIVVSKYSQGGHVAHSYTDHASIVKFIEANWGLAPLTNRSRDNLPNPLTDGNPYIPVNAPAIGDMMDMFNFDR is encoded by the coding sequence ATGCAAACGAGAGTCGCTCGTCTGAAAAGACTATGTCGTCAGTTTTCTTCGCTTGCGGGGCTTGCCGCAGTTCTTTGCAACACGGCCGCTCCGACTTTAGCCTTCGCGCAGGCCGAAATCGCCCATGCGCCGATCGAGGTGAGCCATGGCCGCGACACGGCCACGAGAACGCCGATCAAGCATGTCATCGTGATCATCGGCGAGAACCGCACCTTCGACCATGTGTTCGCGACCTACAAGCCGCGGCATCAGGGAGACAAGGTTCTCAACCTGCTGTCTCGCCATATCGTCAACGAAGACGGCACGCCGGGCCCGAATTACGGCCTCTCGCTTCAGTATGAGGCGCAGGACACCGACGTGTATCGCATGAACCCGTTCAAGGCGCCTTATTCGGTGCTGCCTCCGGCTCTGACCGGCGGACCGGCGACGCCTGCCGTTTGTCAGGCCGCCGGCGTCACCACCGGAACGTCCTGCGTCAATCCCACGACCCTCGCTCTCGCCAAGAGCGTGGAAAACGGCCTGCCCGACGATTACTACCAGTATCTCCTGACCGGCGGCACCGGCCAGGCAGGCAAGGTTCCGGATACGCGCGTCAGCTACGCCGGGCACGACGCCACCCACCTGCCCCCCGGACCCTATCAGCTCACCAACGCCAACTACCCCTATGACGCCTATGCGGCGAGCCCCGTGCATCGCTTCTTCCAGATGTGGCAGCAGCTCGACTGCGACGCCGCGGCTGTGGATCGCGCCAACGGCTTCGGCTGCTTGAACGATCTGTTCCCGTGGGTCGAGGTCAGCGTGGGCGCCGGCTCCAACGGCAAGGGGCAGCCCGGCGGCTTCAACAACACGACCACCGGAGAAGGCTCAACTTCGATGGGCTTCTTCAACATGCTGCAGGGCGACGCGCCCTATTTGAAGGAACTCGCCGACAGCTTCACGCTCGCCGACAACTACCATCAGGGCGCCCAGGGCGGCACCGGAGCCAACCATTTCGTGCTCGGCTACGCCGACCTGTTGTGGTTCAGCGACGGAAAGGGCAGTCCGCTGGTTCCTCCGAACAACCCGGTCGACCCCAAGAATCCCGGCACGCCTCCCAACGGCGTCAGCGCTCTCAGCGAAATCGAAAACCCCAATCCCCAGCCGGGCACCAACAATTACTACATCGAGGACGGCTACGGCGGCGGTTCGGGCTCGCCTACCGCTGTTGCGCCCCACGCCAATTACGGCGGCGGCTCCTATGTCAACTGCGCCGATCCCGCCCAGCCCGGCGTGTCGGCCGTGTTGACCTATCTCAATGCGCTGCCCAATCCGGTGCCGTCGCGCTGCGACGCCGGCCACTACTATCTGCTGAACAACTACAACCCGGGTTATTTCGGCGACGGCTCCAACGCCTATACCGACACCGACTCGAACAACTATGTGTACACCATTCCGCCGACCAAGGTCCGCCACGTCGGCGACGCCCTGAACGACAAGAAGATTTCCTGGGCCTATTACGGGGACCAGTGGAATCTCTACGTCAACGACAAATATCAGCTGAACCCGGCGGACGCCTATTGCAACATCTGCAACTGGGCGCAGTTCTCCACCTCGATCATGACCGATCCGGCCCAGCGCGCGGCTCATCTGAAAGACACTACCGATCTTTACGCCGCCCTTCAGAGCGGCAATCTCCCGGCGGTGTCCTATGTGAAGCCGAGCGGCCTCGTCGACGGCCATCCGGCGTCCTCGAAGCTCAACCTCTATGAGGGCTTCGTGAAGAAGATCGTCGATCTGGCCAAGGCCAATCCCCAGCTTCGCAACGACACCGCAATCTTCGTCACTTTCGACGAGGGCGGCGGCTACTGGGACTCCGGATATGTCCAGCCGGTCGACTTCTTCGGCGACGGCACCCGCGTTCCCATGATCGTCGTGTCGAAATACAGCCAGGGCGGCCATGTTGCGCACAGCTACACGGACCACGCCTCGATCGTGAAGTTCATCGAAGCCAACTGGGGTCTTGCGCCGCTGACCAACCGCAGCCGCGACAATCTCCCCAACCCGCTCACGGACGGGAATCCCTATATCCCCGTCAATGCGCCCGCGATCGGCGACATGATGGACATGTTCAACTTCGATCGCTGA
- a CDS encoding YdcF family protein, protein MSPEGEIPRTRKPRCGRRLALAVTCSGAFLISAFIAGFVGFASSLERTEPVLLVQAEGVVALTGGSDRVLEAAEFLARGQARRLLITGVNRATHGADLEKILPVSRDLFACCVDLGYKAMDTAGNARETLEWARSRNIRGPLIVVTSNYHMPRAMVELSAALPGFTLYPFPVVSEHVNVRSWRDDSRVRALVAREYLKYLRAIVRTKWEGFAGGGDASGEGIEKPRFLF, encoded by the coding sequence TTGTCCCCTGAGGGAGAAATTCCCCGAACGAGAAAGCCGCGCTGCGGTCGGCGACTGGCCCTGGCCGTCACATGTTCCGGGGCCTTTCTGATCTCCGCCTTCATCGCGGGCTTCGTCGGTTTCGCCTCCTCCCTGGAACGGACCGAGCCTGTTCTTCTGGTTCAGGCGGAAGGCGTCGTGGCGCTCACCGGCGGCTCGGATCGGGTGCTGGAGGCGGCGGAGTTTCTCGCCCGCGGCCAGGCCCGGCGCCTGCTCATCACCGGAGTGAACCGCGCGACTCACGGGGCCGATCTCGAGAAGATTCTCCCCGTCTCCAGGGATCTCTTCGCCTGTTGCGTCGATCTCGGCTACAAGGCGATGGATACGGCGGGAAACGCCCGCGAGACGCTCGAATGGGCGAGATCGCGCAATATCCGCGGGCCGCTGATCGTCGTCACCTCGAATTACCACATGCCGCGCGCCATGGTCGAACTGTCCGCGGCGCTTCCGGGCTTCACGCTTTATCCGTTTCCGGTCGTCAGCGAGCATGTGAATGTCCGCAGCTGGCGCGACGACAGCCGCGTGCGGGCCCTGGTCGCACGCGAATATCTGAAATATCTGCGGGCGATCGTGAGAACCAAATGGGAGGGCTTCGCCGGCGGCGGCGACGCCAGTGGAGAAGGCATTGAAAAGCCGCGTTTTCTGTTCTGA
- a CDS encoding cell division protein FtsX produces MSRIPLRKAFSWTNLEPLEATEEDAPPREQPLAPTDSVAGRSVVIVIAIMTFLAALAAGAALLVADASVDWRKEVAREASVQVRSLPGRDIDADVRAAARIIEATPGVKEARIYTKAESEALLSPWLGKGLDLTELPTPRMIVVRLDVTKRTDLARLKQDLAAGAPYATLDDHRLWVERLDAMAGTVVGTAALIFALVVVAMAVAVASATRAAVATNREIVEVLHIVGAADDFIAREFQRRFLALGLRGALIGGGGAALFFLVAGLLARRWTATPGGDEIEAMFGSASLDARGFAVIMALSLAVAALTGVMSRLIVLRRLKELN; encoded by the coding sequence ATGTCGCGAATTCCGCTGCGCAAGGCCTTCAGCTGGACCAATCTGGAGCCGCTGGAAGCGACCGAAGAAGACGCTCCGCCGCGCGAACAGCCGCTGGCTCCCACCGATTCCGTCGCGGGCCGCTCTGTGGTCATCGTCATAGCCATCATGACGTTTCTCGCCGCTCTGGCCGCCGGCGCCGCGCTCCTCGTCGCCGACGCCAGCGTCGACTGGCGAAAGGAAGTCGCCAGAGAGGCCAGCGTCCAGGTTCGCTCGCTGCCCGGCCGCGACATCGACGCCGACGTTCGCGCCGCGGCCAGGATCATCGAGGCGACCCCGGGCGTAAAGGAGGCGCGCATATACACCAAGGCCGAGTCCGAGGCTTTGCTTTCGCCCTGGCTCGGCAAGGGCCTCGATCTCACAGAGCTGCCGACCCCGCGCATGATCGTGGTCAGGCTCGACGTCACCAAACGGACCGATCTCGCCAGGTTGAAGCAAGACCTCGCGGCGGGAGCCCCCTATGCGACCCTGGACGACCACCGCCTCTGGGTCGAGCGGCTCGACGCCATGGCCGGAACCGTGGTCGGAACAGCGGCGCTGATTTTCGCTCTGGTGGTCGTCGCCATGGCGGTGGCGGTCGCATCGGCCACGAGGGCGGCGGTCGCGACCAATCGCGAGATCGTGGAAGTCCTCCATATCGTCGGCGCTGCGGACGATTTCATCGCGCGGGAATTCCAGCGCCGGTTTCTTGCGCTCGGCCTGCGCGGCGCGCTCATCGGCGGCGGCGGCGCCGCCCTTTTCTTCCTTGTCGCGGGCTTATTGGCCCGCCGCTGGACTGCGACGCCCGGAGGCGACGAAATCGAAGCCATGTTCGGAAGCGCGTCCCTGGACGCCCGCGGCTTCGCCGTCATCATGGCGCTTTCCCTGGCTGTCGCCGCCCTCACCGGCGTGATGTCGCGGCTGATCGTCCTGAGGCGGCTCAAGGAACTCAATTAA
- a CDS encoding FkbM family methyltransferase — protein sequence MQSDLIFDIGLHEGQDTEFYLKKGFRVVAVEADEDHCKAVAEKFADAVADGRLTIVNKALAKEAGTVTFYKSAFSVWSTLDPEFDKRNRRQGMETTLCEVEATTMADLLQEFGVPYYIKLDIEGLDVVALQGLRFSNELPAYISMESEKDSFRALRREFEILEGLGYDEFKIVPQQRVWRQQPPRPALEGVYVPHRFEKGSSGMFGEEAPGQWMSSEEAIEKYKRVFLRYVLVGDDPYVPKWAEFIFRYGMGIRNGWYDTHARIGAKA from the coding sequence TTGCAAAGCGATCTGATTTTCGACATCGGGCTGCACGAGGGCCAGGACACCGAGTTCTATCTGAAAAAGGGCTTCAGGGTTGTCGCGGTCGAGGCCGACGAAGATCATTGCAAGGCCGTCGCCGAGAAATTCGCCGACGCCGTCGCGGACGGGAGACTAACCATCGTAAACAAGGCTCTGGCCAAAGAGGCCGGAACGGTGACTTTCTACAAGAGCGCCTTTTCCGTGTGGAGCACGCTCGATCCCGAATTCGACAAGAGAAACCGCCGCCAGGGCATGGAAACCACTTTGTGCGAAGTGGAGGCGACGACCATGGCCGATCTGCTGCAGGAATTCGGCGTTCCCTATTATATCAAGCTCGACATAGAGGGTCTCGACGTCGTCGCCCTGCAGGGATTGAGATTCTCCAACGAATTGCCGGCCTATATCTCGATGGAATCGGAAAAGGACTCGTTTCGGGCGTTGCGCAGGGAGTTCGAAATCCTCGAGGGTCTCGGATACGACGAATTCAAGATCGTCCCCCAGCAGCGCGTATGGCGGCAGCAACCGCCCAGACCCGCCCTGGAGGGCGTCTACGTTCCGCACCGCTTTGAAAAGGGTTCGAGCGGAATGTTCGGAGAGGAAGCGCCCGGCCAATGGATGTCGAGCGAGGAAGCCATCGAAAAATATAAAAGGGTGTTCCTCAGATATGTGCTGGTCGGAGACGATCCTTACGTCCCTAAATGGGCGGAATTCATTTTCCGATACGGCATGGGAATTCGCAACGGATGGTACGACACCCATGCGAGGATCGGCGCAAAGGCCTGA
- a CDS encoding ABC transporter ATP-binding protein, with translation MSSLIELLDIDLTLGAGAARVHVLKNLSLKIARGETIGLVGPSGSGKSTLLMTLAGLERPDRGSVRLNGCDLTTLDEDALARFRGENIGIVFQSFQLIPTMTALENVAVPLELAGRSDAFERAAEELAAVGLGQRLSHYPRQLSGGEQQRVALARALAPDPLILAADEPTGNLDSETGSSIVDLIFEQKSRRNATLVLVTHDAALAARCDRVVRLRSGRIEGQD, from the coding sequence GTGTCAAGTTTAATCGAGCTTCTCGACATAGACCTCACTCTCGGCGCCGGCGCGGCGCGGGTTCATGTTCTCAAGAATCTCAGTCTGAAGATAGCGCGCGGAGAAACGATTGGGCTCGTGGGGCCGTCCGGCTCCGGGAAATCCACACTTTTGATGACTCTCGCGGGCCTCGAGCGACCCGACAGAGGATCGGTCCGGCTGAATGGCTGTGATCTGACCACTCTCGATGAAGACGCCCTGGCGCGCTTCCGTGGTGAAAACATAGGCATCGTCTTCCAGTCTTTCCAGCTCATCCCGACCATGACCGCGCTGGAGAATGTCGCTGTCCCGCTTGAACTTGCGGGGCGAAGCGACGCTTTCGAACGCGCGGCCGAAGAGCTGGCGGCGGTCGGCCTGGGCCAACGCCTCTCGCATTATCCGCGCCAATTGTCCGGCGGCGAACAGCAACGGGTCGCGCTGGCGCGCGCGCTAGCGCCGGATCCTCTGATACTTGCCGCCGACGAGCCGACCGGCAATCTCGATTCGGAAACCGGCTCCAGCATCGTCGACCTCATCTTCGAGCAGAAGTCCCGCCGCAACGCCACGCTCGTCCTGGTCACGCACGACGCCGCCCTTGCTGCGCGCTGCGACCGCGTGGTGCGGCTGCGCTCCGGCAGAATCGAAGGCCAAGACTAG
- a CDS encoding DUF3426 domain-containing protein — MRAQPHDSTHDGAFDSVSISAEAVSEFARGPSYDELWRDSRRGPRREEPAPRKSDRAPVVAALLATLLGAMALIGLREKIVSVAPPAAAVYWAIGLPVNLSGLELRSVRSRIMMEGERKVLAIEGEIVNLRRDANAVPPVALTVRADNGTSKYSWTARAPKGRLDPGETVAFRARLAAPPEGASDVLVRFAGHAEMTSKTSSAPAGALTARLY; from the coding sequence ATGCGCGCCCAACCGCACGATTCAACCCATGACGGGGCTTTCGATTCCGTTTCGATTTCGGCGGAGGCGGTCAGCGAATTCGCGCGCGGGCCTTCTTATGACGAGCTGTGGCGAGACTCCCGTCGAGGTCCGAGACGGGAGGAGCCCGCGCCGCGCAAATCCGATCGCGCTCCCGTGGTCGCAGCCCTGTTGGCGACGCTCCTCGGAGCCATGGCGCTGATAGGCCTGCGGGAGAAAATCGTCAGCGTCGCCCCGCCGGCGGCGGCCGTATATTGGGCGATCGGTTTGCCGGTCAATCTTTCAGGGCTCGAGCTTCGCAGCGTCCGCTCCCGCATCATGATGGAAGGGGAGCGCAAGGTGCTGGCCATCGAAGGCGAGATCGTGAATCTGCGCCGGGACGCAAATGCGGTTCCCCCCGTGGCTTTGACGGTCCGCGCGGACAATGGGACCAGCAAATATTCATGGACCGCGCGCGCGCCGAAGGGCCGCCTCGATCCGGGCGAAACGGTCGCCTTCCGCGCGCGGCTCGCCGCGCCGCCGGAGGGCGCTTCCGATGTGCTCGTGCGCTTCGCCGGCCATGCCGAAATGACGTCGAAAACATCGTCCGCGCCGGCGGGCGCGCTTACCGCGCGGCTGTATTAA
- the thpR gene encoding RNA 2',3'-cyclic phosphodiesterase, translating into MPRLFTALEIPFSVADSLASLRGGLGGARWIDAENYHITLRFIGDVDERLAHDVAHALDAIRRRALTVTIDQLASFGGDKPRAIVARARPEPALIELQAEQERLLRRLGAPPEPRKYIPHVTLARLRGAAPGAVAAYLGARGYFPPLKFEAPRFVLYSSRDSVGGGPYIVEAEYPLEPLELALGSGSTL; encoded by the coding sequence ATGCCAAGATTATTTACGGCCCTCGAAATTCCTTTTTCCGTAGCAGACAGCCTTGCGAGCTTGCGGGGCGGGCTCGGCGGCGCCCGCTGGATCGACGCCGAAAACTACCACATCACGCTGCGCTTCATCGGCGATGTCGATGAACGCCTCGCCCATGACGTCGCTCATGCGCTCGACGCCATCCGGCGTCGCGCGCTCACCGTCACGATCGACCAGCTCGCCTCCTTCGGCGGCGACAAGCCGAGGGCCATCGTCGCAAGGGCCCGTCCGGAGCCCGCGCTGATCGAGCTGCAGGCCGAACAGGAAAGACTGTTGCGGCGTCTCGGCGCGCCGCCCGAGCCACGCAAATATATTCCCCATGTCACGCTGGCGCGGCTGCGGGGCGCGGCTCCAGGCGCTGTGGCGGCCTATCTCGGGGCGCGCGGATATTTCCCGCCGCTGAAGTTCGAGGCGCCGCGCTTCGTTCTCTACTCGTCGCGCGATTCCGTGGGCGGAGGGCCTTATATCGTCGAGGCCGAATATCCGCTGGAACCGCTCGAACTCGCGCTGGGCTCTGGTTCAACCCTTTGA
- a CDS encoding arylesterase encodes MILAAGLLSSAAGAEPLRVVALGDSLSAGYMLPADAAFPFQLERRLAADGVDAKVVNAGVSGDTTGGGLARLAFAMGGGADLVIVELGANDMLRGLDPRIAENNLEKILDQIKAKGASALLAGMLASGNFGPAYKTRFDAIFPDLATSRGLPLYPFFLAGVSGDKALTLPDGLHPNAKGVARIVDGIAPLVEESLKRIGSAKAARAAPDR; translated from the coding sequence GTGATCCTCGCCGCCGGGCTCCTTTCCAGCGCGGCGGGCGCCGAGCCTCTGCGCGTGGTGGCTCTGGGGGACAGCCTTTCCGCGGGCTACATGCTGCCGGCCGACGCAGCCTTTCCGTTCCAGCTCGAGCGCAGGCTGGCGGCGGACGGCGTGGACGCCAAGGTCGTGAACGCCGGCGTCTCCGGAGACACTACCGGGGGAGGCCTCGCTCGGCTCGCCTTTGCGATGGGCGGCGGAGCCGATCTCGTCATCGTCGAGCTCGGCGCGAACGATATGCTGCGCGGCCTCGACCCCAGGATCGCCGAGAACAATCTCGAGAAGATCCTGGATCAGATCAAGGCCAAGGGGGCTTCGGCGCTGCTGGCCGGGATGCTGGCGAGCGGGAATTTCGGTCCCGCATACAAGACGCGGTTCGACGCCATATTTCCAGATCTCGCGACGAGCCGCGGCCTGCCGCTTTATCCGTTTTTCCTGGCCGGAGTATCAGGGGACAAGGCGCTGACGCTGCCCGACGGACTGCACCCCAACGCCAAGGGCGTCGCGCGCATCGTCGACGGAATAGCGCCGCTGGTCGAGGAGAGTCTCAAGCGCATCGGGAGCGCGAAGGCGGCGCGCGCTGCGCCGGATCGTTAA